The genome window GCTGCCTTCTTCCACCACCACCAGGAACGCGCGCAGATGATCGAGATTGAGTGCCACGCAGCGTCTCCAGGCCCGGCCGCTATCTATTTTTTTGAGAAAAGTTCTAAAGGAATTGTACTTCCGCGCCCTTGACGCGCTGAGTAGACTGCCCGGCAACCCGAGGCATGTCAGGCCGCGGAGGGAGGAGGAGATGACTCAACATACCGATCCGGGCCGGCGCCGCGTCCTGGCCATGGCCGCCCGATCCGCCGCGGTGGCCGGGCTGGTGCCGGCCTGCGCGCTGGCGCAGTCCTATCCCTCGCGTCCGGTGCGCCTGCTGGTGCCGGTCAGCGCGGGCGGCGGCACGGACATGATCGCGCGCGTCGTGGCGGACCAGTTGTCGCGGGGCATGAAGCAGCCGTGGGTGGTCGAGAACCAGGGCGGGGCGGGCGGGCAGATCGCCAGCCAGGCCACGGCGCGGGCCGAGCCCGACGGCTACAACTTGATGATCGGCTACGTCAGCACTCACGGCACGCTGCCGGCGCTGCGCAAGGTGCCCTATGACCCGATCCGCGATTTCACGCACATCGCGATGATAGGCGGCGCGCCCAACGTGCTGGTCGCCCAGCCCTCGGGACCCGCCAGCTTCGAGGATTTCCTGGCCGAGGTGCGGGCGCACCCGGGCAAGGCGAGCTATGCCTCGGCCGGCGTGGGCACGATCACCCATCTGGTGTTCGAGGGGCTGAAACTGGCCACGAACACGTCCGTCCTGCACGTGCCCTATCGCGGCATCGCGCCGGGCATCAACGACATGGTGGCGGGCCAGGTGCAATATGCGATGCCGGGCCTGGCGGGCGTGCTGCCCTACATCCGCGCGGGCAAGCTGCGCGCGCTGGCGGTGACCGGACCGGACCGCCATCCGCTCTTGCCCGAGGTGCGCACGCTGAAGGAAATCGGCATTCCCCATTTCGAGGCCGTGCAGTGGGTGGGCATCATGGGACCGGCTCATCTGCCGCCGGCCGTGGTGCGGGACCTGTCGGCCGCCGTGGCCCAGGTGCTGGGCCGCAAGGAAACCGCGGACAAGCTCGCCGGCGAGGGCATACGCGTCATGCCCATGTCGCAGCAGGATTTCTCCGCCTACGTCGTCGCCGACCTGACCCGGTGGCGCACGATCGTCAAGGAACGCGGGTTGCAGGAGACATGAGATGAAGCAGGGATCCCGCCGTATCGCCATCGTCGTCATGTCCGACGAACATTCGGGGGCCGCGCTGTCGTGCGCGGGCCATCCGTGGATCCGCACGCCGCACCTGGACCGCTTCGCGGCCGCCAACACCCGGTTCGCGTCGGCCTATACCAATTCCCCCATCTGCATCCCCGCGCGCGCCTCGTTCACCACGGGCCGCTACACCCACGAGACGCGCAACTGGGACAACGCCCTGCCCTACACCGGCCAGCAGCCGGGCTGGACCCACAGATTGCGCGATGCCGGCGTGGACGTGACGTCCATCGGCAAACTGCACTTTCGCAACGAGACCGACGACACCGGCTTCACCCGCCAGATCCTGCCCATGCACGTGGTGAACGGCGTGGGGGACCTGCTGGGCGCGGTGCGCGATCCGCTGCCGGTGCGGCACAAGACGCGCGCGCTGGCCGAGGAGATCGGCATCGGCGAAAGCAGCTATACCCGCTATGACCGGGCCATCGCGCAGGCATCGACGAAATGGATACGCGAGCATGCGCGGGATGACGGCTGGGTCCTGTTCGCTTCGTTCGTGGCGCCCCATTTCCCGCTGATCGCCCCGGAAGCGTTCGCCTCGGCCTACCGGCTGGACGACATCCCGCTGCCCAAGCTTTCGCGGGCGGCCGACCGGGTGGACCATCCCTGGATCGCCGCGCTGCGGACCTGCTTTCCGCACGACAGCTTCTTCGACGACGAGCTGCGGCGCCGCGCCCTGCTGAGCTACGGCGGGCTGTGCTCGTTCATGGACTGGCACTTCGCGCAGATCTGCCAGGCCATCGAGGAATCGGGGCTGGCCGACGAGGCGCTGGTCATCTACACCAGCGACCATGGCGACAACATGGGCGCGCGGGCCCTGTGGGGCAAGTCCACGCTGTACGAGGAAGCGGCGCGGGTGCCCATGCTGCTGCGGGCGCCGGGCCGCTCGACGCGCAACATCGTCGGCACGCACGTGTCGCTGGTGGACGTGGGCGCCACGCTGCTGGCCTGGATGGGCGTGGAGGCGCCCGCCGACCTGCCGGGCCGGTCCCTGGTCGACCTGGCGCGGGCGCCGGACGATCCGGCGCGCCCGGTGTTCTCGGAATACCATGCGGCGGGCGCGGCCACCGGCGCCTACATGCTGCGGCAGGACCGGTGGAAGCTGATCCATTACGTGGACATGGCACCCCAGTTGTTCGACCTGGTCGCGGATCCCGAGGAGCGGATCGATCTCGTCCCGGGCGGGCGGCATGCGCATGTGGTGGACGAACTGACCGCGGCGCTGCGGCGGATCGTCGATCCCGAGGCGCAGGATCGCATCGCCAAGGCCGACCAGCATGCGTTGATCGAAGCCCACGGCGGCCGCGAAGCGGTGGTGCGGCGCGGAGGATTCGGTGCCACGCCGGCGCCGGGCGTGGACGCGAAGTTCGCCTGAAGACAGGGTCGCCCTTCCGGACAGTCCATCCAGCAAGGCGGGGTTTATCCGGCGCCTGGCTTGCCTTATGCTGGCGTTACCCCAATCGAGGCCCCCATGCGCACCCTGATCCTCATCGCCGTCGGACTGATCCTGGCCATCGCGCTGCTGCGCCTGGCCCCCTTGCCGCATCGCACCCGGACCGCGAGCCTCTTTACGCTGGCCTGGCTGGGCGTATCGGCCTGGAACCTGCGTACCGGCTTGTCCCACGGCTATACCCTGGCCGAAGAACTGCCCATCCACGTGGCGCTGTTCGGCATCCCGGCGCTGGCGGCCTGGGGGCTGTGGTGGTGGGCGCGCCGCGGGTAAGGCGCGAGCGCTAGCGGCGCCCCTTGCCCGCCTGGTCGTACTTGCGCCAGTAGGCGAACTCTTCCTCGTGGACCTCGAGGTCGATCTCCGACAGGCGTACCTGCAACCGCTCCTGCACG of Pigmentiphaga sp. H8 contains these proteins:
- a CDS encoding tripartite tricarboxylate transporter substrate binding protein, translating into MTQHTDPGRRRVLAMAARSAAVAGLVPACALAQSYPSRPVRLLVPVSAGGGTDMIARVVADQLSRGMKQPWVVENQGGAGGQIASQATARAEPDGYNLMIGYVSTHGTLPALRKVPYDPIRDFTHIAMIGGAPNVLVAQPSGPASFEDFLAEVRAHPGKASYASAGVGTITHLVFEGLKLATNTSVLHVPYRGIAPGINDMVAGQVQYAMPGLAGVLPYIRAGKLRALAVTGPDRHPLLPEVRTLKEIGIPHFEAVQWVGIMGPAHLPPAVVRDLSAAVAQVLGRKETADKLAGEGIRVMPMSQQDFSAYVVADLTRWRTIVKERGLQET
- a CDS encoding sulfatase-like hydrolase/transferase → MKQGSRRIAIVVMSDEHSGAALSCAGHPWIRTPHLDRFAAANTRFASAYTNSPICIPARASFTTGRYTHETRNWDNALPYTGQQPGWTHRLRDAGVDVTSIGKLHFRNETDDTGFTRQILPMHVVNGVGDLLGAVRDPLPVRHKTRALAEEIGIGESSYTRYDRAIAQASTKWIREHARDDGWVLFASFVAPHFPLIAPEAFASAYRLDDIPLPKLSRAADRVDHPWIAALRTCFPHDSFFDDELRRRALLSYGGLCSFMDWHFAQICQAIEESGLADEALVIYTSDHGDNMGARALWGKSTLYEEAARVPMLLRAPGRSTRNIVGTHVSLVDVGATLLAWMGVEAPADLPGRSLVDLARAPDDPARPVFSEYHAAGAATGAYMLRQDRWKLIHYVDMAPQLFDLVADPEERIDLVPGGRHAHVVDELTAALRRIVDPEAQDRIAKADQHALIEAHGGREAVVRRGGFGATPAPGVDAKFA